A single region of the Bdellovibrio sp. GT3 genome encodes:
- a CDS encoding linear amide C-N hydrolase produces the protein MSVRAWICILLSVLIVEPGNACTRFLWKSSDENTVIGRNMDWGEEIGSNMWLLPRGMERQGGVTDNPLNWTSKYGSVILTAYDIGTADGINEKGLVVNILYLTESDFGIRNTQLPGISVSLWAQYFLDNFETVKEALSSFEAKPFQIQTFGVETSMGRKEGAVHLAISDKEGDTAVIEYIGGKAKIYHDKSHKVMTNSPPFDQQLAALKQYQGFGGDKKLPGTTEAADRFVRAAYYAQHLPPPQDYREAVAGVFSVLRNVSQPFGAPDPARPYISTTRWRTVADMKRGIYFYENTLSPNVVWVQLNRLDFQKAAPVRKLSLVKNYDLVGDVTGVFKPEKMFQFQKVEKEKQLGKAQ, from the coding sequence ATGAGTGTAAGGGCGTGGATATGTATATTATTGTCGGTGCTCATAGTTGAGCCTGGCAACGCTTGCACAAGATTTCTTTGGAAATCCAGCGATGAGAACACTGTGATCGGCAGAAATATGGATTGGGGAGAGGAGATCGGCTCCAATATGTGGTTGCTTCCGCGGGGAATGGAGCGCCAAGGAGGAGTCACTGACAACCCATTGAATTGGACGTCGAAATACGGCAGTGTGATTTTAACGGCGTACGATATTGGCACCGCCGATGGCATCAACGAAAAGGGACTTGTCGTAAATATTCTTTATCTGACCGAAAGTGATTTTGGGATTCGGAACACCCAGCTTCCGGGGATCTCGGTATCTTTGTGGGCTCAATATTTTTTGGATAACTTTGAAACTGTCAAAGAGGCCCTCAGTTCATTTGAAGCAAAGCCTTTTCAAATTCAAACATTTGGCGTTGAAACTTCCATGGGTAGAAAAGAGGGAGCTGTTCATTTGGCTATTTCCGATAAAGAAGGTGATACGGCTGTGATTGAGTATATCGGTGGCAAGGCCAAAATCTATCACGATAAAAGCCATAAGGTGATGACCAATTCTCCGCCCTTTGATCAACAGCTGGCGGCTTTGAAGCAGTATCAGGGTTTTGGCGGCGATAAGAAGCTCCCAGGCACCACGGAGGCCGCCGATCGCTTCGTGAGGGCAGCCTATTACGCTCAACACTTGCCTCCGCCACAGGACTATCGGGAGGCCGTTGCCGGCGTTTTCAGTGTCCTGCGCAATGTCTCCCAGCCATTTGGGGCGCCAGATCCTGCAAGACCGTACATTTCAACAACTCGGTGGAGAACCGTCGCTGATATGAAGCGGGGAATTTATTTTTATGAAAACACCCTAAGCCCCAATGTCGTGTGGGTGCAGTTGAATCGTTTGGATTTTCAAAAGGCAGCTCCGGTGCGAAAACTCTCACTAGTGAAAAACTATGACTTAGTGGGCGATGTTACAGGGGTCTTTAAACCGGAAAAAATGTTCCAGTTTCAAAAGGTGGAAAAAGAAAAGCAGTTGGGCAAGGCTCAGTGA
- a CDS encoding ABC transporter ATP-binding protein translates to MSNNVIEVKNLAVEFKTDDGIVKAVKHISFSIPKGKTVGLVGESGSGKSITSLAIMRLIGHPGKVTSGEILFEGKDLLKLPEDKMREIRGAKISMIFQEPMTSLNPVLTVADQITETLMLHQNLTKEQALSRGVELLKKVGIPNPEERLYFYPHKFSGGQRQRIMIAMAIACNPDVLICDEPTTALDVTIQKQILDLLADIQKQTNMSMLFITHDLGVVADIADQVIVMNKGEVVETNVSNKIFTSPQHPYTKGLLACRPSLSSHLARLPVLSDFMGPNGEELPGPDASTQQAKKASHPSDAPVILEVKDLQTHFAHTGGLLGRVQGYTKAVDGVSFQVKKGRTLGLVGESGCGKTTLGRTLMRLVDSTAGQIVFEGQDITKLSARQMLPVRKKMQIVFQDPFASLNPRMTIGAILMEPMQIHNLGDNDSQRKEMAAVMMKKVGLSPGVMNRYPHEFSGGQRQRISIARALMVKPDFIVCDESVSALDVSIQAQILNLLLDLQDEMNLTYIFISHDLSVVKYISDDVAVMYGGKIVEMNTAENIYSNPQHDYTQKLLSAIPKGVPKELIV, encoded by the coding sequence ATGAGCAATAATGTCATTGAAGTAAAAAACCTTGCTGTAGAATTCAAAACGGATGACGGCATCGTTAAAGCTGTTAAGCACATCTCCTTTTCAATCCCTAAAGGCAAAACTGTCGGCCTTGTGGGTGAATCCGGCTCCGGCAAAAGTATTACTTCCCTGGCAATCATGCGCCTTATCGGTCACCCGGGCAAAGTCACCAGCGGTGAAATTCTGTTTGAAGGCAAAGATCTTCTGAAACTTCCAGAAGACAAAATGCGCGAAATCCGTGGTGCTAAAATCTCCATGATTTTCCAAGAACCAATGACCAGCTTGAATCCGGTTCTGACTGTCGCGGACCAAATCACTGAAACTTTGATGCTTCACCAAAACCTGACCAAAGAACAAGCTTTGTCTCGTGGTGTGGAGTTGTTGAAAAAAGTGGGTATTCCAAATCCGGAAGAAAGACTTTACTTCTACCCTCACAAATTCTCCGGTGGTCAACGCCAACGTATCATGATCGCAATGGCGATCGCTTGTAATCCGGATGTTTTGATCTGCGACGAGCCGACAACTGCGTTGGACGTAACAATCCAAAAACAAATTCTGGATCTATTGGCTGATATCCAAAAACAAACAAACATGAGCATGCTGTTCATCACGCATGACCTGGGTGTTGTTGCTGATATCGCTGACCAGGTGATCGTAATGAACAAGGGTGAGGTTGTGGAAACCAACGTTTCCAATAAAATCTTCACAAGCCCACAACATCCTTACACCAAAGGGTTGCTGGCTTGCCGCCCTTCTCTTTCCAGCCACTTGGCTCGTTTGCCAGTTCTAAGCGACTTCATGGGTCCTAATGGCGAAGAACTTCCAGGCCCGGATGCATCCACTCAACAAGCCAAAAAAGCTTCTCATCCTTCTGACGCTCCAGTGATCCTGGAAGTCAAAGACCTGCAAACACATTTTGCACACACTGGCGGCTTGCTAGGACGCGTTCAAGGCTACACAAAAGCAGTTGATGGCGTTTCCTTCCAAGTTAAAAAAGGCAGAACTCTGGGCCTTGTGGGAGAGTCTGGTTGCGGAAAAACCACGTTGGGTCGTACTTTGATGCGCCTTGTGGACTCCACTGCCGGTCAAATCGTTTTCGAAGGTCAGGACATCACGAAGCTATCTGCTCGCCAGATGCTTCCGGTACGTAAAAAAATGCAGATCGTATTCCAGGATCCATTTGCTTCTCTGAATCCGCGTATGACTATCGGTGCGATCCTGATGGAACCAATGCAAATCCATAACTTGGGTGACAACGACAGCCAACGCAAAGAGATGGCTGCTGTTATGATGAAAAAAGTGGGCTTGTCTCCGGGTGTGATGAATCGCTACCCGCATGAGTTCTCTGGTGGTCAAAGACAACGTATCAGTATTGCTCGTGCGTTGATGGTTAAGCCTGATTTCATCGTGTGTGACGAGTCCGTATCCGCTCTTGACGTATCCATTCAGGCTCAGATCCTGAACTTGCTATTGGATCTTCAGGACGAAATGAACCTGACTTACATCTTTATCTCCCATGACTTGTCAGTGGTTAAATACATCTCTGACGACGTGGCAGTAATGTACGGTGGTAAAATCGTTGAAATGAACACAGCGGAGAATATCTATTCAAATCCGCAGCATGATTACACTCAAAAACTTTTGAGTGCGATTCCAAAAGGTGTTCCAAAAGAACTTATCGTTTAA
- a CDS encoding class I SAM-dependent methyltransferase has translation MEKKNPAVAPEHTAVRVALWRALHVQVDPLPHVFVDDLGAQIVGEENWRSRSDMEINFSKSMRASIVVRARFVEELVAEAIDRRVAQYVILGAGLDTFAQRHSELVSKVRIFEVDQPGPQAWKQQRLQELGWEVPKNLHFVPVDFEAGEFWWQKLQDAGFDPAQPAIVVSTGVSMYLSRETNFATFQQMSKLAPGSTYATTYMLALDLLEGQERSVLEFVMNKASQSGTPFLSLFRPQEILDLAMGAGLKKVQSISAQDLYKKYLAQRTDALNAGTAECFLVAMT, from the coding sequence ATGGAAAAGAAAAATCCCGCAGTCGCACCCGAACATACCGCTGTCCGCGTGGCTCTTTGGAGAGCCCTTCACGTTCAAGTGGACCCGCTACCCCATGTCTTTGTGGACGATTTGGGGGCGCAGATTGTGGGCGAGGAAAATTGGCGCAGTCGCTCTGATATGGAGATAAATTTTTCAAAAAGCATGCGGGCGTCCATCGTCGTTCGTGCTCGATTTGTTGAGGAACTTGTTGCAGAAGCGATTGATCGCCGCGTTGCGCAATATGTAATCTTGGGTGCCGGCTTGGACACCTTTGCCCAAAGGCACTCTGAGCTTGTGTCAAAAGTGAGAATTTTTGAAGTCGATCAGCCGGGACCCCAGGCCTGGAAGCAGCAACGGCTTCAAGAGTTGGGTTGGGAAGTTCCCAAAAATCTTCATTTTGTGCCGGTGGATTTTGAAGCGGGAGAGTTCTGGTGGCAGAAGTTGCAAGATGCAGGATTTGATCCCGCTCAGCCGGCCATTGTGGTTTCGACTGGAGTATCTATGTATTTGTCCCGGGAGACAAACTTTGCAACTTTTCAGCAAATGTCTAAACTTGCACCGGGTTCGACCTATGCAACAACTTACATGTTGGCCTTGGATCTGCTTGAGGGGCAAGAACGCTCTGTCCTGGAGTTTGTGATGAATAAAGCCAGCCAATCCGGCACACCATTCCTGAGTTTGTTTCGACCGCAGGAAATTTTGGATTTGGCGATGGGGGCAGGTCTTAAAAAAGTGCAATCAATATCGGCGCAGGATTTGTATAAGAAGTACTTGGCGCAACGGACAGATGCCTTGAATGCAGGAACGGCGGAATGCTTTTTAGTCGCAATGACGTGA